From a region of the Pyxidicoccus xibeiensis genome:
- a CDS encoding site-specific integrase, whose protein sequence is MGSGKVWSGKWKGGRTFTAKDGRPVYVLRKMVAGKSYTVHLDARSETEAEAELALFMRDPEGYRTRGEAQKLKQESAVYMDAPTVGRYLEHMRRAGTTARYVGNVGFYLAAWAEGLAGRDLRTVTLQDLLRELNRQPTARKNRITALKAFCAWLREDAGALTTAEDASISLKVPASRPEKSVREKGYSLETIERLYRAISGWEFTNFQQEATRRVTDVQCVRDVLCLHAKTGMHGTEIERLARGEGKVTLLKEPGEIAATVRFVHKSGRVHVQSLDRQALAAVQRLQARGAAPVDSHIRRVVRRACKSLGMELVRFGELRHSFVTWASECGQEVRPKSGGLPLAAIAAVVGHTSPATTKRFYENVAVPPMIKVPLRLEHPEDPAVLPLKVAAAS, encoded by the coding sequence ATGGGTAGCGGCAAGGTCTGGTCAGGCAAGTGGAAGGGCGGGCGGACGTTCACGGCGAAGGACGGCCGCCCGGTGTACGTGCTGCGCAAGATGGTTGCGGGCAAGTCGTACACGGTTCACCTCGACGCGCGCAGCGAGACGGAAGCCGAGGCAGAGCTGGCCCTCTTCATGCGCGACCCGGAGGGCTACCGCACCCGGGGCGAGGCTCAGAAGCTCAAACAAGAGTCCGCCGTCTACATGGACGCGCCCACCGTGGGCCGCTACCTGGAGCACATGCGGCGCGCGGGCACCACCGCGCGCTACGTGGGCAACGTGGGCTTCTACCTCGCGGCGTGGGCCGAAGGGCTCGCGGGCCGCGACTTGCGCACCGTCACGCTCCAGGACTTGCTGCGCGAGTTGAACCGGCAGCCCACCGCGCGCAAGAACCGGATTACCGCCCTCAAGGCGTTCTGCGCGTGGCTGCGCGAAGACGCGGGCGCGTTGACGACGGCAGAGGACGCCAGCATTTCTCTCAAGGTGCCCGCCAGCCGTCCCGAGAAGTCGGTGCGCGAGAAGGGCTACAGCCTTGAAACCATCGAGCGCCTTTACCGCGCTATCTCCGGCTGGGAGTTCACCAACTTTCAGCAAGAGGCCACCCGCCGCGTGACGGACGTGCAATGCGTGCGGGACGTGCTGTGCCTGCACGCCAAGACGGGCATGCACGGCACCGAGATTGAGCGGCTCGCCCGGGGCGAGGGCAAGGTGACGCTGTTGAAGGAACCGGGGGAGATCGCCGCCACCGTGCGTTTCGTTCACAAGAGCGGGCGCGTTCACGTCCAGAGCCTTGACCGTCAGGCGCTCGCAGCCGTGCAACGGCTCCAGGCGCGTGGCGCGGCTCCGGTGGACAGCCACATTCGGCGCGTGGTGCGGCGGGCCTGCAAGTCCCTGGGCATGGAGTTGGTGCGCTTCGGGGAGTTGCGGCACAGCTTCGTTACCTGGGCTTCCGAGTGCGGCCAGGAAGTGCGGCCCAAGTCGGGAGGGCTGCCGCTCGCCGCGATTGCCGCCGTGGTGGGGCACACCTCGCCCGCGACCACCAAGCGCTTCTATGAAAACGTCGCGGTGCCGCCCATGATCAAGGTGCCGCTCCGGCTGGAGCACCCCGAAGATCCGGCAGTGCTGCCGCTCAAGGTTGCCGCAGCATCCTAA